A portion of the Oscillospiraceae bacterium genome contains these proteins:
- a CDS encoding abortive phage infection protein, whose protein sequence is MSQFQQLDQLMERQDGMLRTGQVLAAGISKPVFYQFVQSRGLEQAAHGIYLSKDAWVDAMYLLHLRCPQAVFSHETALFFHDLTDREPLAYSVTVKTGYNPTRLKDEGVQVFTVKAELHEVGLTTAQTPFGHDVPVYDMERTICDVLRSRSRIEMQTFQGALKAYARRSDKDLRTLVRYAKLFRVERILRQYLEVLL, encoded by the coding sequence GTGAGCCAATTTCAACAACTGGACCAGCTGATGGAACGCCAGGATGGGATGCTGCGCACCGGGCAGGTCTTGGCGGCTGGGATCTCAAAACCTGTTTTTTATCAATTCGTACAGTCTCGTGGGCTGGAACAGGCGGCGCATGGGATTTATCTTTCCAAGGACGCCTGGGTAGACGCTATGTATCTGCTGCATCTTCGCTGCCCGCAGGCGGTTTTTTCCCATGAAACGGCGCTGTTTTTCCATGACCTGACCGACCGGGAGCCGCTGGCCTATTCTGTCACGGTCAAGACGGGGTACAATCCCACCCGGCTTAAAGATGAGGGCGTTCAGGTCTTTACCGTTAAGGCGGAGCTGCACGAGGTCGGCTTGACAACCGCACAAACCCCTTTCGGTCACGATGTGCCGGTCTATGATATGGAACGGACAATCTGCGATGTGCTGCGCAGCCGGAGCCGCATCGAGATGCAGACATTCCAAGGGGCGCTGAAAGCGTATGCCCGGCGCAGCGACAAGGACCTGCGGACGCTGGTGCGCTATGCCAAGCTGTTCCGGGTCGAGAGAATTTTACGCCAGTATTTGGAGGTACTGCTATGA
- a CDS encoding nucleotidyl transferase AbiEii/AbiGii toxin family protein — MIKTARQLKDLIRNLSKKNAADAQILMRNYMMERFLERISLSSYRDKFILKGGMLVAAMVGLDARSTMDLDATVKGANVNVEAVENMMAEIIAVPIDDGVTFQVKSISEIMDEAEYPGIRVTMTTLFDGVRTPLKIDISTGDAITPKEVRYSFKLMLEDRSIDVWAYNLETVLAEKLETIITRTTTNTRMRDFYDIAILQQLYGNTLDPHILHDALLATAHKRGTERHLAGAAEVFDEVEHSPVMQGLWTAYQKKFSYAADLSWSTVMAAVRQLFARCEDAV; from the coding sequence ATGATAAAGACAGCCAGACAGCTGAAAGACTTGATCCGCAATTTGTCAAAGAAAAATGCTGCGGATGCGCAGATTTTAATGCGTAACTATATGATGGAGCGTTTTCTGGAACGCATTTCTCTCTCGTCTTACCGGGACAAATTTATCCTCAAAGGCGGGATGCTGGTGGCCGCGATGGTCGGTCTGGATGCCCGCTCCACAATGGACCTGGACGCGACGGTCAAAGGTGCCAACGTCAACGTGGAGGCTGTGGAGAACATGATGGCCGAGATCATCGCAGTTCCCATTGATGACGGCGTTACCTTCCAGGTGAAAAGCATTTCCGAGATCATGGATGAAGCAGAATATCCTGGTATCCGGGTCACAATGACCACGCTTTTTGACGGGGTGCGCACGCCGCTGAAAATCGACATTTCCACCGGCGATGCCATCACCCCCAAAGAGGTACGGTACAGTTTCAAGCTCATGCTGGAGGACCGTTCCATCGACGTTTGGGCCTATAACCTGGAGACCGTGCTGGCCGAAAAGCTGGAAACCATTATCACCCGGACTACGACCAACACCCGCATGAGAGATTTTTACGACATCGCCATTCTGCAACAGCTTTATGGCAACACTCTGGACCCACACATTCTCCATGATGCGCTGCTGGCGACAGCCCACAAGCGCGGCACTGAGCGCCATCTGGCCGGGGCCGCTGAAGTCTTTGACGAAGTGGAACACAGCCCGGTTATGCAGGGCCTGTGGACAGCCTACCAAAAGAAGTTTTCCTATGCGGCCGACCTCAGCTGGAGTACAGTCATGGCTGCGGTGCGGCAGCTATTCGCTCGTTGCGAGGACGCGGTATGA
- a CDS encoding CD1845 family protein, with the protein MRALLFILRLMMKIIAAPVVLALALFTWVCFGLLYVSSFIFGLASTLVALLGIAVLVTYSPQNGIILLVIAFLVSPLGLPMAAAWLLGKVQDLRYMIQDAVYG; encoded by the coding sequence ATGAGAGCGTTACTGTTTATCTTGAGATTGATGATGAAAATTATCGCTGCGCCGGTAGTGCTGGCGCTGGCCTTGTTCACCTGGGTATGCTTCGGGCTGCTGTATGTGTCCAGCTTTATCTTCGGTCTGGCCTCCACCCTGGTGGCGCTACTGGGAATCGCAGTGCTTGTGACCTACTCGCCGCAAAATGGCATTATCCTGCTGGTGATCGCCTTCCTGGTCAGCCCGCTGGGCCTGCCAATGGCCGCTGCCTGGTTACTTGGCAAGGTGCAGGACCTGCGGTACATGATCCAGGATGCAGTGTATGGCTAA
- the mobC gene encoding plasmid mobilization relaxosome protein MobC: MSAPKRKREVQLNFRVSPEELALIEQKMAQLGTKNREAYLRKMALDGYVVRLELPELKDLVSLMRYSSNNLNQLTRRVHETGRIYDADLEDISRRQEALWDGVHQVLTQLAKLA, translated from the coding sequence GTGAGCGCCCCCAAGCGCAAGCGGGAGGTACAGCTGAACTTCCGGGTTTCGCCGGAGGAGCTGGCGCTGATCGAGCAGAAGATGGCCCAGCTGGGGACAAAGAACCGGGAAGCCTATCTGCGCAAGATGGCCCTGGACGGGTATGTGGTGCGCCTGGAACTGCCGGAGCTGAAAGATCTGGTCTCCCTGATGCGCTATTCCAGCAACAACCTCAATCAGCTGACCCGCCGCGTGCATGAGACCGGGCGTATTTATGACGCCGACTTGGAGGATATATCCCGGCGGCAGGAGGCTTTGTGGGATGGGGTGCATCAGGTATTGACCCAACTGGCAAAGCTGGCGTGA
- a CDS encoding DUF3849 domain-containing protein: protein MNADKNTALYEKMAAEQDKFRDWLKSQPPEEILKHTYEYTVREDILMAMEELDLPQSRAAALLASPSPLADVYKEFADRETSYMDMVRDSIEQRAEAALDAQRELPLYRHDAAYAREQGDLDLYRASRRANIACKEAIEAAIADNYRDNRLGKDAVPQVIEQFGYTRTLYVLANTVQQKDWDGRFSPANKTWARTVDIPPNPDGFGGERNLDFAVDSHPGLVDLFLSQARQEYLRLQPLTPEEIHAEAARLLQELRAPDTPNSPHGTHYMARVSPDFLARAGTQAHDQLMALLPFRSLAITGIVDRPGTYVTILAKEDRSKELRQRRPSVRRQLKQEPRAAEKGEKKAPARKKQEPER from the coding sequence ATGAACGCAGATAAAAATACGGCTCTCTATGAGAAGATGGCCGCCGAGCAGGATAAATTCCGCGACTGGCTGAAAAGCCAGCCGCCGGAGGAAATTCTAAAGCATACCTACGAGTACACGGTCCGGGAGGACATTTTGATGGCAATGGAGGAACTGGATCTGCCCCAAAGCCGAGCCGCCGCACTGCTGGCGTCCCCGTCCCCGCTGGCGGATGTCTACAAGGAGTTTGCCGACCGGGAGACTTCCTACATGGATATGGTGCGGGACAGCATCGAGCAGCGGGCCGAGGCGGCGCTGGATGCCCAGCGGGAACTGCCGCTCTACCGGCACGACGCCGCCTATGCCCGTGAGCAGGGCGACCTGGATTTGTATCGGGCGTCCCGCCGCGCCAACATCGCCTGCAAGGAGGCCATCGAGGCGGCGATTGCCGACAACTACCGGGACAACCGGCTGGGCAAAGACGCCGTGCCCCAGGTGATTGAGCAGTTCGGCTACACCCGCACTCTCTATGTGCTGGCGAACACCGTTCAGCAGAAAGATTGGGACGGACGGTTCAGCCCGGCCAACAAGACGTGGGCCAGGACCGTGGACATCCCGCCCAACCCGGACGGCTTTGGCGGCGAACGCAACCTGGACTTTGCGGTGGACAGCCACCCCGGCCTAGTCGATCTGTTCTTGAGCCAGGCACGGCAGGAGTATCTGCGGCTCCAGCCGCTGACGCCGGAGGAAATCCACGCCGAGGCAGCCCGGCTGTTGCAGGAGCTTCGTGCGCCGGATACCCCCAACAGTCCCCACGGCACCCACTACATGGCCCGCGTGTCGCCGGACTTTCTGGCCCGCGCAGGCACCCAGGCCCACGACCAGCTGATGGCGCTGCTGCCGTTCCGCAGCCTGGCGATCACCGGGATAGTGGACCGGCCCGGCACCTATGTCACGATCCTGGCCAAAGAGGACCGCAGCAAGGAGCTGCGCCAGCGCCGCCCCTCGGTCCGCCGCCAGCTGAAGCAGGAGCCTCGCGCTGCTGAAAAAGGCGAGAAAAAAGCGCCTGCCCGCAAAAAGCAGGAGCCGGAGAGGTGA